GCTAATGGTAGTTACACCTATATACTGGTGCCCTAGGCAAAGCAACGAGCAAGCTTCCCCCGCTATAACTGTTTTTCGGCAAATTCTGCTAAACGACTGCGCACCACACCATCTAAATTCATAGTTGCACTGCCTGAAAAGTTTTTAAACTTTTCCACCAAGTAAGTTAAACCAGAGGTTACAGCTGACAAGTAGTTACTGTCAATTTGGGCTAAATTACCCCCACAGATCAATTTAGTCCCCTCGCCACATCGGGTGATTATTGTCTTCAGTTGGGAAGCAGTGAGATTCTGCGACTCATCTAAAATCACCCTCGAAGTGATACCATACTATCATACCCCAAAGAAACTTGATTAAAAAAGTTTTTACACATAAGGTATTCTTAGAGGTGGATTAATATGGTAGTACGAATAAAAGCAAAATCGACAATAATAAAAACAGCGGTCAATTTGGGAAAAGGAATGTCTTTTCACCTAAATGAATCAGGGCAACCTATTGAAACGGAAGAGGGCATCAGAACCCATTCATATCGTCATAATAAAGTAGAGCCTAATTTCTCTCTACTTTATCACCCAGATCGTATTACCGAATGCCAAGAAATGAACTTGTTCTTAATGCACCGATTCGAAGGTCACTTCAGCCTCAAAAAGAACATAAAAGAGAGCGAAGCTTTCAGTGATGCTTACTATGCAAGTCAACCTGGAAAACAGTTAAACGTAAAAACTGTTCGTAGTATAGCTAAGCATTTAAAAGCCTTTTTAGACTGGTTAGCCAAAGATGAGGCTTCTTACTTCGAAGTCATAGCGGCTCCCCTCTCTCGACAATCTGTAGACGATAATATTTCACAACTGCCTGTTTGGCGTTATCACAAATACTTATGTGATCGAGTAGCTACTAATGATAAGGCCAAACGGCTAAGTTACAACACGGCTCAAGAACGAATAAGAGCGGTAAAAACATTTTATATTTGGAGTCATAAGCGAGGCGCTATTGATAGCCTTCCCTTTTCGCTTGAATATGAGCAAGTACGTATAAAGTCCAAAACTAAGCCTAGTGAAAGCTCGTTGTTTCTGTTGCCAACTAGCACAACACGTTCAGGTGGTTTATGGGAATGGGTCAGTAACCTGAGCATTCCTAAAACCATAAAACAAAAAGAAGATTCGTCTGACAAAGAGCTTCAACCATACTCACCGCAAGAACTTAAACAACTATTACAGACGGTTACTGCACAAAAGAGTCCTTACAAAATCTACTTACAGTGTGCGCTGTTGGGTGGATTACGTTCCTTTGAAGTCTCCGCAATTGACCAGTGTGATATTTTTGATCCAGACAAAATAGAAAACAAAAAACGCATCCCGAAATTAAACATTGTTCGCAAGGGGCATAAACCTGTAAGACTGACAATAGCTAGAGTATTAATGAAGCTTTTATATCTTCACACTCTGCTGCCAATGAACAAGAAGCAGCGTACCAAACACGAAACTACGTACGGTATGAACAATAGCGAACATCAGCTCCCTTTGTTTATGAATAGCTCAGGAGAACGGATAAATGAAGAAACACCGGGAAATACTATATCCATTGTCAGAAAAGAGCAAAGAGAGCTGGGATTGGAAATACTATCGCGCACATTTCATGATTTACGAGCTACTTTCGCAACTTACGTTGCCAAATATTTAATAGAAAAAGGAGAGTCGGAAAGTTCAATTCGGCAGATATTAATGACGTTGATGAGTCATGAGAGTTTCAAAACGACCAAGCGTTACATCGATTTTGCCAAAAATGTTGGAGTCGATGCATACGGAGCAATGTCAGAATGGGTACAAGACATATACGGTGATGTTGATGCTCTTTTAGTGCGTGAGGCTGAAAATGCTACAGCAAATTAAAAAGCGTAAATCCAATCGCATTCCAGCTAGGTTCATTCCTTACTCAACTGTTCTAGCCGAACAGTTGGAAGAGCTATTTAATAGAGCGTATGACAAAGCAAACAACATTTGCACAGATGACGACACTGCAATTTCAATGAGTCGCTTGCGGAATGCTTGTGTCAGTTTACAGCACATTCTTCCACTCGCACTAAATAAAGTGAGTGCTGATACAGCGACAACAATTAAAACTTCGGGATTAAATGCTCTATTAGACTTTGAAATTTGGCAAGAATTAGAATACTACTGTGTTAATCAAATAGACAATGTCAAGTTACCTACTTGGGCTACGCGTATAGAAGAAGCTCTAGAGAATCTAGCTCAATTTCATCTTGAAGACAACAAAATCAACGCCCCATTTCGGCTAGCCAATGAATCTATTTCAATTGATATTATCAAATTGCACGAACTTAAATTTCATCAACTTAAAGAGGTTCGAGCATTACTTCAAGGATATCTAGATTATCTTGTAATACCTGAGTTAAATATTAAAGACTCTACAATTAGAGACAACATTCTAAAAACATCTTCGGCTATTCTAACCCTTTTTCAGCACGATAGCTTTAAAGAAGCTGAACGCGCCAAACTACCTTTGATAGCAACATTACAAGATAAAGCATTCGTATCATCATTTATAAGCAATCACAATTTCCGCACTTTTTTAAAGTTTTTATTACCCGATATATGGGGTAAAGCTAGAGTCAATCAATTTAGAACAGAAGTCGAAGTTATTGAATATGCATATAGCATATCCCCCAAATTTGGCGAAGAAATGGATGCTTTTTTAAAAAACCAGTTTGCAAACACTCCAGAAGCCAATAAAGCTGGAGTTAGATCTAAGACATTATCTTTTCCAAGATGGTTACATAGTACTGGTAATGTTGCTTACCCAATAGTCGAGTTACTCAGTGAGTACGGCATTTCAGGGCTAGTAAAAAATGGCCATCGAGGATTTAAATTCCTTTATAAACTTTACCAAGAGGAATGTACTCAAAATAATCGACAATTTATACCGGCACTAAACGCAGCGTTAAATCTTTATCATTTCATAACTGACGAAAAAATTGTTAAGGATAGTTTATTACCTTACTCAATGGGCTATTACTTAAAAGAGAGTGATACGACCCAATGGCAAAAACACAAATGGGTGTATGATAATGCCAATAAATTTTATCAAAACTTAGTTGAACTCCATGACGTCTTTACAAAGCGGGTTGATGGAGAAAGGATAGGAATTATCACACTCAAATGCTATATAGGTTATATGGCTTCCGCATTAAAAGAAACCGCGCCATCACTAACAGACAGACAAATAAAACGAATTGCAAGTAATGGTATCGACGCTTTCGTAGAAAATAATTTTGAAATTTTGAAGGTTGTTAGAGAGTCTATTCAACTAAAATCAAAACAAGATACTCTATCGATAGTCGTAGCAAAGCAATACCAGAGTGCTATTGATAAATTACTGAGTTTTTATGGTTTAGATACAATTAACAGCTTTCCTGTGAGCACAGAATTAAGATCACAACATCAGAATCAACTTTCACAGAATCAAGATAAGCTCTACTCGTACCGGGAAGTCGTCCAATTAGCCTACTTCATTGAAATAGGACTCTCAAACACATTACTGGCCATTAAAGATAAAGTCGTACTTTATGCGGCAAAAATTTTGTTGAAAACAGGCTGGAACCTAACTCCTACACTAGAACTTGATACGAACGACTTGTTTTTCTTAGACACGCCGTTACACGGTAGCAAAACACCTGCTATTCGCTTATTTAAACGCAGATCTAATTATCAAACTCAATGGTATAAATTTGAGATAAAAGCTGAAGGCTTAGAAAACGAAGGTATCTTAGTTGGAGACAAAGTTGCACCTGTTGTTTTTGATATAAAATCAGCAATCAAACTGACAACCCCTTACCCCCCTTCTAGCGACAATTTATCCAAGAGAATCTTTGTTTACCCCGAAACTAACAATATAGGAGCGACAGACGTACTAGTTTTAACGGCTAACCGTTTCAAGACAGCTATAGATAGAATTTTAACTAATCTTGGTTGTGATATTGCGTTTAATTCACAAAAGGTCAGAAAAACAGGTCTTAACTATATATATCGGAAGGTCTCTAAAGAATTCAAGTGGTATCAAAAAGCAGGCAAACACTCTTATGAAACATTCTTGCGTCATTATTTAATGCAAGACAGCAAAGACGTAGCAAAAACAATCAATAGAGCGACAAAAACAATGTCCGACTATTTTGTTCGCGATGTTACCGACAATGTAATTATTTTGCTGACTCCACCAGACGACGGTAAAAAAGTCCCTAATGGCGTATGCATCAATTCTAAAGATGAATCAGCAGTAAAAGCATTCGAATCGCAAAACAGAAAATTATTAGACCAGCGAGGAGCAGACGAGCAAGCATGTGCAGATTTTAACGCATGTCTATGGTGTCCGTTTTATCGCTGTGTTGCTGACGCACTGCATGTATGGAAGCTATTGTCATATCGGGATTTTGTTGTTGCTGATATGGAAAACTCTGCCGCAACATTCGACACTATTACTGAGCAATTAGAAAACATCGAGCAATTAAAAAGTCGAGTAAATAAAGTACTAAATGATATTTCCAAGCTAAATGTACAGGCAGTCATTGATGGAAAAGAGCTATTGAGAACTGAGGGTCTACATCCTCATTGGAAAGACACAGGTTTGCTATGACAACAGAGATAACTAAAACAATACTATTAGACCATGCTGTAGTTAATACACATAAAGGGTACATCACTATAAAACCTTTAGCTCAAGTATTGGAAGATCTTAAAGTTAATGACCCTAGCGCGTTCATTAATATCCCTTTGTGGGAAAACACAGCATTAAATATTGCCAAGCATGGCACAGTTCATTTTGGTGATAACACTTGGCATAGTTATGAAGAAGCACAAAGAAATCTCAATTTTAGCGGTGAAGATGAACTAACGTATCAAATTCGTATTTATTCACTACTTAAGCTCACACACGGTGATGTAGTAGGCGGTAAACCACTTAAAATATCTACACTCCAAAATGATGCAACGTATTTGCATATTCTGGTGATAAGGATCAGTCATTCCGGTTTCATCGGGATCACTAATCTTTGACGCATTGGACGAGTCTGTGTTTTACCCTAAGTGATCCCGATGGGTCAACTCAGATTGTATTTTTCTCATCGACTCCCCTTTTAAATTGATCCGGTGAGCGTTGTGCATGAGCCTGTCTAGAATCGCGTCTGCCAACGTATTATCGCCAATAGACTGATACCACTGATCGGTCGGTAACTGACTGATGATCACAGTCGATGAGCTGCCGTTTCTATCATCCATGATTTCCATCAGATCGTTCCGGTGTGCGGCTTTAAGTGGTTCCAGCCCCCAGTCATCCAGAATGAGCATGTTCATGCGGGCCAGATGCTGTAGCGCCTTGCTGTAGGTGCCATCAGCTTTTGCTTGGGTCAGTTCTAGCATTAATCGAGAGAGTCGGTAGTATTTCGCGCTGTAACCTTTGGTGCAAGCGGTGTGCGCTAAAGCACAGGCCAGATAAGTCTTACCGCTGCCGCAAGGACCGGTGAGTAGCAGGTTCTGGTGCTTGTTTACCCAGTCACATTGCAACAGAGAGGCCATCATAGCTTGCTTTAGTCCCCTTGGCTGGCTGTAATCTATATCCCGTGCAGTGGCGTTGATTTTCAATTTGGCGGCTTTGAGCAATCGCTGTTGTTTACGCTGCTCCCGCTCATGTTGTTCGCAGTCGGTCATCAGTTGGAGTCGCTCATCGAAGCTTAAAGCATCGTAGTTGCCAGGTTGTTCAGTTTGCATCGTCAGAGCTTTTGCCATGCCGGTGAGTTTGAGCTGGCGTAGTTGGGTGAGAGTATTATTTATCATGATGTCTCCTTGATTAGTGGAAGCTTTGTGGGCCACGGATATTCTCGTGGGATTGGGGTAGCAGTGAGGGCTGTTCCGGTGTATCAGGATGCAGTTTGTCTTGGTTGCTACTAAGGATATCTTTGATGTGCTTGAGTCGATAAAGACTGTGTTGGTTGGCAATGGCGCAGGCCTTGTCGATGCGCTGTGGTGGATATTGGCGAGACAGGCTCAGTAGACCTAAACACACACGATAAGCCTGTTGCTCATGCTGTTTGCTGTTGAGCTGAGTTTTGACCCAAGCAAGCACCTCGCCACCGATATCTTTGGCCCAATTCATGAGTCTGCCTTTGGACCATTGATGATGTTTTTCATGTTGGGTCGGCATGTGACTGGGTGTGGTACTCATGCCTGCGCGATACTGTCTAGCGTGACTAGCAACGAGGTTGTTGTGGAACAGTAATTCAATCACATTGGCCTTGGCATATAGCTCAATGCGCTCGCCGACCAGATGATGGGGCACCGAGTACAAGTGCTCATCATACTGGACGTGGTAATCAATATTGACTTTGACCTGCTTGATATCGGTGTACTGGTAGGTGTGTTTAGGCAGCGGCAAGAGCACCGGTTTATCAATGGACTCGAACCAAGTTCGGCGACTGCCCTTGAACTGTTTAAAGGGCTTGTTGTTCACCTCAACCAGTAAGGCTTTGATGCAGGTGTTTAGCTCGGCCAATGAGAAGAAGGTGTGATGACGTAAGCGTGCCAATATCCAGCGCTCAATGATTTGCACACCCACTTCAGCCTTGGCTTTATCTTTAGGTTTATACGGCCTGGCAGGCACAATAGCCACCCCATAGTGAGCGGCCAGTTGTTGATACGCCGGATTCACATCAGGGTCGTAACGACAGGCTTTAGTTACTCCGCTTTTTAAGTTATCTGGCACCACCATTTGTGGCACACCGCCTAAGAAGTTAAAGGCTCTGGCATGACTATTCAGCCAGTCGGGCAAACTCTGACTATAGGTCGCTTCAGCGAAGGTATAGTTGGTTGCGCCCATCACCGCAACGAATATCTGTGCGGTGCGTACTTCACCAGAGCTACCGCTGACAATTGGCACCGTCTGCCCAGCATAATCGACAAACAGAGTTTCGCCCGCTTTATGGATTTGGCGCATGGAACGGCGCTGTTTAGCACGCCATACCTCATAATGATGGCAATATTGCGAGTAGCTATAGCTGCGATTAGGATACTGCTGGGTATATTCCTCCCACAGCAGGTGCTTGGTCACGCCTTTGCCCTTGAGTTCTTGATGCACTTCAGTCCAAGCAGGCAACTGATAGTGGCGGGACGGCCTAGGGTCTGATTGTGGATACAACAATCTTGCCAGCGCAACGTCATCCATATCATCGGGTAACGGCCAAGTAAGTTCGCAGTGCTTAACTTTAGCAAGCAACTTTTGCACACCACCAATACTGGCTTTCGTGCAGATACTGATTTTTCGTAGACTGAGCTGGGCTTCAAAATGAAGTCGTAGGATTTCTCTGATATTACGCATTGTAAACCTCTTTGTAGCCATGACTGCTCCAGACAAAAAGGAACTAGGCTAGCAAATATGTTGAATATCAACGCGTCAATTAAGATTCTATTAGGTAGAAGTCATCATTCTGGTGACATCCCAAAAGTGATCCCGATGAAACCGGAATAGATGATCCCGATGAAATCAGAATCAGTGATCCCGAATAGCCAGAAAAGGTGATCCCGATGGACCGGAATATGCAGTATTTAAATTCGATTGCGGGTTTCATCAGAAAGAGAGGATATAATTCATTTCATGAGTTGGAATTTAAATCTGATCTAGTTATCAGAAACCTGATAAAAGACTATTTATACGAAGTCGGCAAGATAGCTATATATAGACAGACCCACTCATTTACGAAGCTATTTGCTCCACAGCGAAGCTTTCGACTTTTTGGTCCTAAAGTATGCAGTATTTTTTGTGATGTTCTTAGCCAACTAGACGAGTTACATCATCCTAGACCTGTAACCTACTCACATCCTGTCATTCCTACTAAGCAGATGAAAAGAATTCTGAAATTTACAACTAAAATAGTTGAAAAATCGAAAGAAAAGATCGACCGATGGCTCGAATTAAATGCGCGTTTAATTGAGAGTTTAAATGAGGGCTTGATTGAACCACCTCCAAAAAATGATACGTGCGAATTAATCGCAAAGCACGTTAAAAACTTACCCCATGAAAAAGAATTTATTCAATTATCTGAAGACTTGGAAGATTTAAAATTAGCTACCTTTATCAACATCCTAGCCTATACAGGTATGAGATATAACGAAGTTCTTACGTGTAAAGTTGGATGTGCCAATTATAAAGATGATATTTACTACCTAACGGCCACAATGACCAAGACGGACAACAGTAAGGTAGAGATGGAGTGGTTTTCTAACGCTGAGGTATTTGAGTCTATTGAATTATATG
Above is a window of Aliiglaciecola sp. LCG003 DNA encoding:
- the istA gene encoding IS21 family transposase, which translates into the protein MATKRFTMRNIREILRLHFEAQLSLRKISICTKASIGGVQKLLAKVKHCELTWPLPDDMDDVALARLLYPQSDPRPSRHYQLPAWTEVHQELKGKGVTKHLLWEEYTQQYPNRSYSYSQYCHHYEVWRAKQRRSMRQIHKAGETLFVDYAGQTVPIVSGSSGEVRTAQIFVAVMGATNYTFAEATYSQSLPDWLNSHARAFNFLGGVPQMVVPDNLKSGVTKACRYDPDVNPAYQQLAAHYGVAIVPARPYKPKDKAKAEVGVQIIERWILARLRHHTFFSLAELNTCIKALLVEVNNKPFKQFKGSRRTWFESIDKPVLLPLPKHTYQYTDIKQVKVNIDYHVQYDEHLYSVPHHLVGERIELYAKANVIELLFHNNLVASHARQYRAGMSTTPSHMPTQHEKHHQWSKGRLMNWAKDIGGEVLAWVKTQLNSKQHEQQAYRVCLGLLSLSRQYPPQRIDKACAIANQHSLYRLKHIKDILSSNQDKLHPDTPEQPSLLPQSHENIRGPQSFH
- a CDS encoding site-specific integrase — protein: MVVRIKAKSTIIKTAVNLGKGMSFHLNESGQPIETEEGIRTHSYRHNKVEPNFSLLYHPDRITECQEMNLFLMHRFEGHFSLKKNIKESEAFSDAYYASQPGKQLNVKTVRSIAKHLKAFLDWLAKDEASYFEVIAAPLSRQSVDDNISQLPVWRYHKYLCDRVATNDKAKRLSYNTAQERIRAVKTFYIWSHKRGAIDSLPFSLEYEQVRIKSKTKPSESSLFLLPTSTTRSGGLWEWVSNLSIPKTIKQKEDSSDKELQPYSPQELKQLLQTVTAQKSPYKIYLQCALLGGLRSFEVSAIDQCDIFDPDKIENKKRIPKLNIVRKGHKPVRLTIARVLMKLLYLHTLLPMNKKQRTKHETTYGMNNSEHQLPLFMNSSGERINEETPGNTISIVRKEQRELGLEILSRTFHDLRATFATYVAKYLIEKGESESSIRQILMTLMSHESFKTTKRYIDFAKNVGVDAYGAMSEWVQDIYGDVDALLVREAENATAN
- the istB gene encoding IS21-like element helper ATPase IstB, whose protein sequence is MMINNTLTQLRQLKLTGMAKALTMQTEQPGNYDALSFDERLQLMTDCEQHEREQRKQQRLLKAAKLKINATARDIDYSQPRGLKQAMMASLLQCDWVNKHQNLLLTGPCGSGKTYLACALAHTACTKGYSAKYYRLSRLMLELTQAKADGTYSKALQHLARMNMLILDDWGLEPLKAAHRNDLMEIMDDRNGSSSTVIISQLPTDQWYQSIGDNTLADAILDRLMHNAHRINLKGESMRKIQSELTHRDHLG